The Corynebacterium auriscanis genome includes the window AGCGGTGCGAACATCGGTAGCCGCGCGATTTCGGTTATCGGTAAGGCATTCAATGAGCATCGCCACGCCACCGGAGCCGTAGCCTTCGTACATGATGGTTTCCCAGTCAGCGCCACCGGCTTCTTCGCCTGAACCGCGCTTAACGGCACGATCGATGTTGTCGTTCGGGACAGAGGACTTCTTCGCTTTCGTAATGGCGTCCTGCAGCGTCGGGTTTGCGCTGGGATCGCCACCACCGGTACGAGCGGCTACTTCGATGTTTTTGATCAGCTTGGCAAATTCCTTGCCGCGCTTGGCATCGTTAGCTGCTTTCTTGTGCTTTGTGGTTGCCCATTTTGAGTGGCCTGCCATCGTCCTCTTCCATCATCTAACTAACTGGTACTTGTTCTACTTTACGCCGTGGGCTGCCCAAGCCCAATGAACCCACCCTAAAAACTTTGGTGAGTTGACGAGCCTTTGAGTTGGGACAGCGAGCGATACGTGTTGCCTCTTTCTACGCGGCCGGGACAACCAGCTCCCGTAAAAAGTACTCGTGTACCCCATCATCACTAGTGAGCTCTGGGTGAAAACTGCAGCCCATCACATGACCGCTGCGCACAGCTACGACGGTTCCGTCAGCCAGGGTGCTCAGGACAACTACGTCATCTCCCACGCGCTCGACCTGTGGTGCGCGGATAAACACGGCTTCTACTTGTCTGCCGCGATGTCCGAATTGCAAGGTGGTTTCAAAACTATCTTTTTGACGCCCGAAAGCATTCCGACGAACACTGATGTCTAGGCTATGAAGACTGTGCGCGTCCGCACGGGTGTCGAGAACCTCATCGGCTAGGAGAATCAACCCTGCACAGGTGCCGAACGCGGGCAGTCCGGCAGCGATGGCCTCTTGCAGTGGTTGCAACAATCCCCCGAGCTCCAGCAGTTTGCTCATCGTGGTGGATTCGCCGCCGGGCAGGATGATCCCGTCGAGCCCTTCTAGGTGGGCCG containing:
- the pdxT gene encoding pyridoxal 5'-phosphate synthase glutaminase subunit PdxT, with translation MVQTNTMNNEFSGFTVGVLSLQGGFAEHTRALERLGVKVVAVRRPAHLEGLDGIILPGGESTTMSKLLELGGLLQPLQEAIAAGLPAFGTCAGLILLADEVLDTRADAHSLHSLDISVRRNAFGRQKDSFETTLQFGHRGRQVEAVFIRAPQVERVGDDVVVLSTLADGTVVAVRSGHVMGCSFHPELTSDDGVHEYFLRELVVPAA